From the genome of Clostridia bacterium, one region includes:
- a CDS encoding SIMPL domain-containing protein (The SIMPL domain is named for its presence in mouse protein SIMPL (signalling molecule that associates with mouse pelle-like kinase). Bacterial member BP26, from Brucella, was shown to assemble into a channel-like structure, while YggE from E. coli has been associated with resistance to oxidative stress.), translating to MNQENKKYIALILVAVILAAGLIASTFIVTDGLVEIKGNRSITVAGSAKQQIKSDLIVWKGNYSCQSNLMAEAYAKLKVDSEKVRKYLLGKGLTEKDLVFSSIDTSPVYEVNFNGQYTNNIIAYRLNQRVEISSSDVDKISQISREATELINDGVEFQSYPPQYFYTKIADLKVSMLAEATKDAKNRAEQIAQNTGSKIGALKSAKMGVFQITPLYSTEVADYGINDTSSLEKEITAVVTCTFEMK from the coding sequence ATGAATCAGGAAAACAAAAAATACATTGCTTTAATTTTAGTTGCAGTTATACTCGCTGCAGGCCTTATAGCATCAACATTTATAGTAACTGATGGCTTGGTAGAGATAAAGGGGAACAGATCTATAACCGTTGCGGGTTCTGCGAAACAGCAAATAAAGTCAGACCTTATCGTATGGAAAGGAAACTACTCCTGTCAGTCGAACTTGATGGCAGAGGCCTATGCCAAGCTTAAGGTAGACTCAGAAAAGGTAAGGAAGTATTTGCTGGGCAAAGGTCTCACTGAAAAGGACCTTGTATTCTCATCCATAGATACGAGCCCGGTATACGAGGTAAACTTCAATGGGCAGTATACTAATAATATCATTGCTTACAGGCTTAACCAGCGGGTAGAGATAAGCTCCAGCGATGTTGACAAGATAAGCCAAATCTCAAGGGAAGCTACAGAGCTTATTAACGATGGAGTGGAGTTTCAATCCTATCCTCCTCAGTACTTCTATACCAAAATCGCTGACTTGAAGGTCAGCATGCTTGCAGAGGCTACCAAGGATGCAAAAAATAGGGCTGAGCAGATAGCTCAGAATACCGGCAGTAAAATAGGCGCCTTAAAATCAGCAAAAATGGGTGTGTTCCAGATTACGCCTTTATATTCAACAGAAGTAGCTGATTACGGAATAAATGATACATCTTCACTGGAAAAAGAGATAACTGCTGTAGTAACGTGCACCTTCGAAATGAAATAG
- a CDS encoding exonuclease SbcCD subunit D yields MRILHTSDWHLGKTLENINRIEEQRQFIDELCGIAESEAVDLVLVAGDIFDTYNPSSAAEELFYDAVDRLNAKGTRAVVVIAGNHDSPDRLCAASPLAYKNGIVLLGYPGSDAAVYGAYSREGHPRSSVILQAGPGWLELKLGGLEHSAVIIALPYPSESRLEQLLSIESQEDKLQEAYSDKIAELLRHLSSNFREDTVNLVVSHLYLREGMTSDSERQLGGALVVDPCLLPDNAHFIALGHLHRPQRIKSSPSPAYYSGSPIAYSFSETDYSKLVYIVDAVPGKVSEVKEVYLNSGKQLKQWKAKNGIEEALRWCEEGRDPNAWIDLEIHTDRALTLEEQKRLRELNPGIINIRPVVTDEKDSVISFESREGKRIEELFKDYYRYKTGMEAAEEMLETFIEVVNGDFEGENEEMLLGGEDIETQVS; encoded by the coding sequence ATGAGAATACTTCACACATCAGACTGGCATCTGGGCAAGACCCTTGAGAACATAAACAGGATAGAAGAGCAGAGACAGTTTATAGACGAGCTATGTGGAATTGCAGAAAGCGAAGCAGTTGATTTGGTGCTTGTGGCTGGTGATATTTTTGATACATATAACCCGTCTTCTGCGGCTGAGGAATTGTTTTACGATGCAGTGGACAGATTGAATGCCAAGGGTACAAGGGCAGTTGTCGTAATTGCAGGTAATCACGACAGTCCTGACAGGCTGTGCGCAGCCAGCCCTCTGGCATATAAGAACGGAATAGTATTACTGGGATATCCGGGAAGTGATGCTGCAGTATATGGAGCCTATAGCAGGGAAGGTCACCCCCGATCTTCCGTAATACTGCAAGCAGGTCCGGGATGGCTGGAGCTAAAGCTTGGGGGATTAGAGCACAGCGCTGTTATAATAGCCCTTCCATACCCGTCTGAAAGCAGGCTTGAGCAGCTTTTGTCAATCGAGTCGCAGGAAGACAAGCTTCAAGAGGCTTATTCTGATAAAATTGCAGAATTGCTGCGCCATTTGAGCAGCAACTTCAGAGAAGATACAGTGAACCTTGTTGTCAGCCATTTGTACCTCAGAGAGGGTATGACATCAGACTCTGAAAGGCAGCTTGGGGGAGCTTTGGTTGTAGATCCTTGTTTGCTCCCGGATAATGCTCATTTCATAGCGTTGGGACACCTGCACAGACCGCAGAGGATAAAAAGCTCACCGTCACCTGCATATTACTCAGGCTCTCCTATAGCATACAGCTTTTCTGAGACTGATTACAGCAAGCTGGTATACATTGTGGATGCAGTTCCGGGCAAGGTCTCGGAGGTTAAGGAGGTATACCTCAATTCAGGGAAGCAATTGAAGCAGTGGAAGGCAAAAAACGGAATAGAGGAAGCTTTAAGGTGGTGTGAAGAGGGTAGAGACCCGAATGCCTGGATAGATCTTGAGATACACACAGACAGGGCACTCACATTGGAGGAGCAGAAAAGGCTTAGGGAGCTCAATCCCGGAATCATAAACATCAGACCGGTTGTAACGGATGAAAAGGACAGTGTAATAAGCTTTGAAAGCCGGGAAGGAAAAAGAATAGAGGAGCTTTTTAAGGATTATTACAGGTACAAGACAGGTATGGAGGCAGCTGAGGAAATGCTGGAAACCTTCATTGAAGTAGTTAATGGAGACTTTGAAGGGGAAAATGAAGAAATGCTGCTTGGGGGTGAAGATATTGAGACCCAGGTATCTTGA
- a CDS encoding SbcC/MukB-like Walker B domain-containing protein → MKKCCLGVKILRPRYLEIEGLQSFKESQTVDFDKLGETGLFGIFGPTGSGKSTILDAITLALYGNVQRANRGTQGIINMSATNMRVSFTFDLVKSNERKTYKVERVYRRKKDSESSIESRVARLLELGASGDVVIADKQGEVNEAVIELIGLQFDDFTRSVVLPQNKFQEFLLSPKAEKTKMLERIFYLEEYGRELMDKVNRKLGRIRNKLSGIEGALSVLGGISETSLKEAEAAFGASIEHRKGMDDSLKASEAEYSEAKEVWELSIELQGAVLKQQELQSKAAEIDSIRSRCKRALAAQSLTDTISDLRKTEIELKRTAEGLEKLETGLAELSGQLEKSKGELEKASALRQERIPVLVEHRTKLAKALQTKSELEKMEETLQRLRNEHMLLKKKVDHWDEIIAAHKSKLEEVLGKVAEKKAHAEALKFDVSYRDKVQKGAALEEELDRSQKAKEQQKSRCDELSNAIERQESELGGLEKSGLKLYSEMEAARALYNQHKGIKRWDRNDILKAETRYYAIKSITDALKLKHRDVEQLELKLSEYNKQLQALERKMHGLSIQKADNQGELDKSRTSLEEKKKEQERNTALLLAQNLKENEPCPVCGSTAHPHPAAHLEGADAATSVEAVKELNSMIEKLDLECRVLENEGIKLSEQHNNLRNQKEALRADVIAKQDEQKELQNKLPEEYQELSITLIEGTLDKMSGEKQERLKAIEDWENKLVDLEAAQKKAAEEYNLYQVESSGKRSQLEANRKHLEELRKVYIEVEKDCCTKKEAYDGIVRSLGVSSMNGELRRIQNNDREAESLHREIESLENSVAGKRKEIEKAEESKALDMEKLSENTAEGRGFKYQKEEKEKEIQALIGNKDIKTEMAKTEEEMDSLTGGEQKAQEYVNIVRERYEKTIKDKKVFEKQREIYEEKLRSDTERLEKGLVDKGFISVQAVEDAFIPKESLEQQETTVKEYEEQVSSRQAHKALIDKKLSGRSITEDLWREISLRYEELKLEKENSIAIYESAKNRFETIKSNYANWLSLGKELQEHSRKKEHLEQFKNLLKGNGFIEYISEERLRYIAKEASETLGTLTRHRYGLELDMENGFVIRDDSNGGMRRLVTSLSGGETFLASLALALALSSQIQLKGQSPLEFFFLDEGFGTLDSSLLDTVIDALERLSTQKRVIGLISHVPEMKSRITRRLVVEAPVINVSGSRVSIEKA, encoded by the coding sequence ATGAAGAAATGCTGCTTGGGGGTGAAGATATTGAGACCCAGGTATCTTGAGATAGAGGGGCTGCAAAGCTTCAAAGAGTCACAGACTGTAGATTTTGACAAACTTGGAGAAACAGGTCTGTTTGGCATATTCGGACCCACGGGCAGTGGAAAGTCAACAATTCTGGATGCAATAACCCTGGCCTTGTATGGCAACGTGCAAAGGGCAAACAGGGGCACCCAGGGTATAATAAACATGTCTGCGACAAATATGAGGGTATCCTTTACCTTTGATCTGGTTAAGTCAAATGAGAGAAAGACTTATAAAGTAGAGCGGGTTTATAGAAGAAAGAAGGACTCGGAAAGCTCCATAGAATCAAGAGTCGCAAGATTGCTTGAGCTTGGAGCTTCCGGTGATGTTGTTATTGCAGATAAACAAGGAGAAGTAAACGAGGCAGTAATTGAGCTTATCGGATTGCAGTTCGACGACTTTACCCGTTCTGTTGTGCTGCCGCAGAATAAATTCCAGGAGTTTCTTCTGTCGCCAAAGGCCGAAAAGACTAAGATGCTTGAGCGTATATTCTACCTTGAGGAGTATGGCAGAGAGCTAATGGATAAGGTAAACAGGAAGCTCGGAAGGATAAGGAACAAGCTTTCGGGGATTGAAGGGGCGCTATCCGTATTGGGTGGTATCTCTGAGACTTCACTGAAAGAAGCAGAAGCTGCGTTTGGCGCATCAATAGAGCATAGAAAGGGCATGGATGACTCCTTAAAAGCTTCTGAAGCAGAATATAGCGAAGCCAAAGAGGTGTGGGAGCTTTCCATAGAATTGCAGGGGGCAGTACTGAAGCAACAGGAGCTGCAAAGCAAAGCAGCAGAAATTGATTCTATAAGGAGCCGCTGCAAAAGGGCTTTGGCGGCGCAGAGCCTCACTGATACCATAAGTGATCTTAGAAAAACAGAAATAGAATTGAAGAGAACGGCAGAAGGACTGGAAAAGCTGGAAACAGGCCTTGCAGAGTTGAGCGGCCAGCTGGAAAAGAGCAAAGGCGAGCTTGAGAAGGCAAGCGCATTAAGGCAGGAAAGGATTCCTGTGCTTGTAGAGCATAGGACTAAGCTTGCAAAAGCGCTGCAGACAAAAAGTGAGCTTGAGAAAATGGAGGAAACCCTTCAGAGGCTTAGAAACGAGCACATGCTGCTTAAAAAAAAGGTGGACCATTGGGATGAGATCATAGCAGCGCACAAATCGAAGCTTGAAGAGGTCCTGGGAAAAGTGGCGGAGAAGAAAGCTCATGCTGAGGCCTTAAAGTTCGATGTAAGTTATAGAGATAAAGTGCAGAAAGGAGCCGCTCTGGAGGAAGAGCTGGATCGCTCGCAAAAGGCGAAGGAACAACAGAAAAGCCGGTGCGATGAGCTTTCGAATGCTATTGAACGACAAGAGAGTGAGCTTGGAGGCTTAGAAAAGTCAGGTCTCAAATTATATAGTGAAATGGAAGCGGCGAGAGCTTTATATAATCAGCACAAGGGAATTAAGCGGTGGGACAGGAATGACATACTAAAAGCTGAGACAAGATATTATGCTATAAAGTCAATCACTGATGCTCTGAAGCTCAAGCACAGAGATGTTGAGCAGTTAGAGCTGAAGCTGTCTGAATATAATAAGCAGCTTCAAGCGCTGGAGAGGAAAATGCATGGACTTAGTATCCAGAAGGCGGATAATCAAGGGGAGCTTGACAAGAGTCGAACTTCCCTTGAGGAGAAGAAGAAGGAGCAGGAGAGGAATACTGCGCTGTTATTGGCGCAGAACCTGAAGGAGAATGAGCCGTGTCCTGTTTGCGGGTCTACGGCACATCCACATCCGGCTGCTCATTTAGAGGGTGCTGATGCAGCAACAAGCGTAGAGGCAGTCAAAGAACTGAATTCCATGATTGAAAAGCTCGATTTGGAATGCAGAGTTCTGGAAAATGAAGGCATAAAGCTTTCTGAACAGCATAATAATTTAAGAAATCAAAAAGAAGCCTTGAGGGCTGATGTAATAGCTAAGCAAGATGAGCAAAAGGAGCTGCAGAACAAGCTCCCTGAAGAATATCAGGAATTGTCCATTACTTTGATAGAGGGCACTCTTGATAAAATGTCGGGAGAGAAGCAGGAAAGGCTCAAGGCTATCGAAGATTGGGAGAACAAGCTTGTGGATTTGGAAGCAGCACAGAAAAAGGCAGCTGAAGAGTATAACCTTTACCAGGTGGAAAGCAGCGGAAAGCGCTCGCAGCTTGAAGCAAACAGGAAGCACCTTGAGGAGCTGAGGAAGGTTTATATTGAGGTTGAGAAGGATTGCTGCACTAAGAAGGAAGCCTATGATGGTATTGTAAGGAGCTTGGGAGTTAGCAGTATGAATGGTGAGCTGCGAAGAATACAGAACAATGACCGTGAGGCGGAGAGCCTTCATAGAGAGATAGAAAGCCTTGAAAATAGTGTGGCAGGGAAAAGAAAAGAAATAGAGAAAGCTGAAGAGTCGAAAGCACTTGATATGGAGAAGCTTTCTGAAAATACGGCTGAGGGCAGAGGTTTCAAATACCAGAAGGAGGAGAAGGAGAAAGAAATCCAAGCTCTAATAGGAAATAAGGATATAAAGACAGAAATGGCAAAGACCGAGGAAGAAATGGATTCCTTAACCGGGGGGGAACAAAAAGCTCAGGAATACGTCAATATTGTCAGGGAAAGATACGAAAAGACTATTAAGGATAAAAAGGTATTTGAGAAGCAGAGGGAGATATATGAAGAAAAGCTGAGGAGTGATACTGAGAGGCTGGAAAAGGGGCTTGTGGACAAAGGTTTCATTTCGGTGCAAGCGGTAGAGGATGCGTTTATACCGAAGGAAAGCTTGGAACAACAGGAAACCACAGTAAAGGAATACGAAGAGCAAGTGAGCAGCAGACAAGCACACAAAGCGTTAATAGATAAGAAGCTGTCAGGAAGGAGCATCACAGAAGATCTGTGGAGGGAAATCAGCCTCAGGTATGAGGAGCTGAAGCTCGAAAAGGAAAATAGTATAGCGATATATGAAAGTGCGAAAAACAGGTTTGAAACAATCAAGTCCAATTATGCAAATTGGCTTTCCCTTGGTAAGGAGCTGCAGGAGCACTCCAGAAAAAAAGAGCATCTCGAGCAGTTTAAGAATCTTCTTAAAGGCAATGGCTTTATAGAGTATATATCTGAGGAACGTCTAAGGTACATAGCGAAGGAAGCCTCTGAAACATTAGGCACTCTGACCAGACATAGGTATGGCCTGGAATTGGATATGGAGAATGGGTTTGTTATCAGGGATGACTCTAACGGGGGAATGCGCAGGCTTGTAACCTCGCTGTCCGGGGGTGAAACATTTTTGGCCTCTCTGGCACTTGCCCTTGCGTTATCATCTCAGATACAGCTCAAAGGACAGAGCCCGCTTGAGTTCTTTTTCCTTGACGAAGGCTTCGGAACGTTAGACAGCAGTCTTCTCGATACAGTAATAGATGCACTGGAAAGATTGAGCACCCAGAAAAGAGTAATCGGGCTTATCAGTCATGTGCCGGAAATGAAGAGCAGGATTACAAGGAGACTTGTAGTGGAAGCTCCGGTCATCAATGTTTCAGGAAGCAGGGTTTCTATAGAAAAGGCTTAA
- a CDS encoding EAL domain-containing protein, with amino-acid sequence MVFRFGSKRKFLYSGTINMEEKVKDKIHYDTLTLLPNRKLFYDRLNEAFEGASEVSTPAAVLFLDLDMFKNINDTLGHNIGDKLLQSAAGRLAKTVPETSFLARMGGDEFAVLLSGIGSTHDAVLCAMNILDAFSEAFIIQSHELFISPSIGIAAYPDHGIETHVILRNAASAMYRVKESGRNNYQVYSNDINHNTLEKYNLLKGLRHAIDNGELVLHYQPKVDGKTGELAGMEALVRWQHPEKGLLYPADFIPMAEETGLIKYVDEWVLNSACTQLKTWRELGFTNLRLAVNLSAWQFKEQHLPEIIMNVLSEKGLDSSCLELEITETAAMENLKFTVNTLGKLINMGVSISIDDFGTGYSSLNYLKHFPINFLKIDQSFVADILEDKNTYAIVKAIIDVAHTLNLKVIAEGVETREQLLLLQQLDCDELQGFYISKPLPVEEAEKHINTSML; translated from the coding sequence TTGGTTTTTAGATTTGGCAGTAAAAGGAAATTTTTATATTCAGGTACGATAAACATGGAAGAGAAAGTTAAAGACAAGATCCATTATGATACGCTGACACTTCTACCGAATCGTAAGCTTTTCTATGATCGGCTTAACGAAGCTTTTGAAGGTGCCTCAGAAGTAAGTACCCCTGCGGCAGTATTGTTCCTCGATTTGGACATGTTTAAGAACATAAACGATACACTCGGACATAATATAGGTGACAAGCTCCTTCAGAGCGCAGCCGGCAGACTTGCAAAAACAGTACCCGAGACCTCCTTTTTAGCCAGAATGGGCGGTGACGAATTTGCGGTACTGCTTAGCGGAATTGGCAGTACTCATGATGCTGTACTCTGCGCTATGAACATATTGGATGCATTCAGCGAGGCTTTCATAATACAAAGTCATGAGCTGTTTATTTCACCCAGCATAGGAATAGCGGCATATCCTGACCATGGCATCGAAACCCATGTAATACTCAGAAATGCAGCTTCAGCAATGTATCGTGTAAAAGAAAGTGGCAGGAACAATTATCAGGTATACTCGAATGACATAAATCATAATACCCTGGAAAAGTACAACCTGTTAAAAGGCCTACGCCATGCTATAGATAATGGTGAACTGGTGCTTCATTACCAACCTAAGGTAGATGGCAAAACTGGTGAGCTGGCGGGTATGGAAGCCCTTGTCAGATGGCAGCATCCGGAAAAGGGACTTCTTTATCCTGCTGATTTTATACCTATGGCAGAGGAAACAGGCCTCATCAAGTATGTGGACGAATGGGTGCTTAATAGCGCCTGCACCCAGCTTAAGACTTGGCGCGAGCTTGGATTTACCAATCTTCGCCTTGCAGTCAACCTTTCTGCTTGGCAGTTCAAAGAACAGCACCTTCCTGAGATTATTATGAATGTACTTAGTGAGAAGGGACTTGATTCCTCATGTCTCGAGCTTGAGATAACAGAAACGGCCGCGATGGAAAACCTTAAGTTTACTGTAAATACTCTGGGCAAGCTCATCAATATGGGTGTCAGTATATCCATTGATGATTTTGGGACAGGCTATTCATCTCTTAACTATTTGAAGCATTTCCCTATAAATTTCTTGAAAATTGATCAGAGCTTCGTAGCTGATATCCTTGAGGACAAGAACACCTATGCTATCGTAAAAGCTATAATAGACGTGGCTCATACCTTGAATCTTAAAGTAATCGCTGAAGGGGTGGAAACCAGGGAACAGCTATTGCTGCTGCAGCAATTGGATTGTGACGAGCTTCAAGGCTTTTATATAAGTAAACCTCTTCCTGTAGAAGAGGCTGAAAAGCATATCAATACTTCGATGTTATGA
- a CDS encoding DJ-1/PfpI family protein — protein MGKILCFVYNDMADFELTLATHFAGHYAGREIVPIAYDKAAVAAKPGLLYFPKATVTEALQLEDVDGLIIPGGWNSEQRPELTELIRRLDGENKLLAAICAGPQYFARAGVLGNHKYTTTLTTEELKESGEVDFFPRYNFLDEKIVRDRNMITAVGVAFVDFAVEIGDYLGIYEKPEEKKEYSDAYKGLL, from the coding sequence ATGGGGAAAATACTATGTTTTGTTTACAATGATATGGCGGATTTTGAGCTTACACTGGCGACTCACTTTGCAGGCCATTATGCAGGCAGAGAGATAGTTCCTATAGCATACGATAAGGCTGCGGTTGCCGCAAAACCCGGACTGCTTTATTTTCCGAAGGCAACAGTCACGGAAGCTTTACAGCTTGAGGATGTGGATGGTCTGATTATTCCTGGAGGCTGGAACAGCGAGCAAAGACCAGAGCTTACTGAGCTTATTAGAAGGCTTGACGGAGAAAACAAGCTATTGGCTGCTATATGTGCTGGACCTCAGTATTTTGCGAGGGCTGGAGTGCTGGGAAACCACAAGTATACTACTACTCTTACAACTGAAGAATTGAAGGAAAGCGGGGAAGTGGATTTCTTTCCTAGATATAACTTCCTGGATGAGAAAATAGTGAGAGACAGGAATATGATAACAGCAGTAGGTGTTGCATTCGTAGATTTTGCGGTGGAAATCGGTGACTATTTGGGAATATATGAGAAACCAGAAGAAAAGAAAGAATATTCAGATGCATATAAGGGACTCTTATAA
- a CDS encoding carboxypeptidase M32: protein MRNSFLELVKRIKYYNDALSVLYWDLRTGAPRKGVPQRAEVIGMLSAEAFKLSTSTEMEEYLAYFDEPGNKVRLDHIMKAVVKECRKEFDKYKKIPADKYKEYVILTSEAESVWEEAKNSSDFELFRPYLEKIVDFNMEFIELWGYKDNKYNTLLDFYEPGMTVDKLDLIFDELRSKIVPLVARIKESPNQPEEELLKQYFDMAKQEEFSLYILEMMGYDFEAGRLDESEHPFTIGIGPGDVRITTHYYSNDCISALMSALHEGGHALYEQNISDELNGTPLYTGTSSGIHESQSRFWENIIGRSRSFWERYYEELQNVFPDQLKDVALEKFYRAINKVEPSLIRVEADEVTYNLHVMIRYEIEKALMNKEIKVSDLPRVWNEKMQEYLGIMPPNNAQGVLQDVHWAGGSFGYFPSYALGNIYSAQLYNTARKEIKDFDALVESGELIKIKEWLSEKIHKYGKLLEPSEILKEVTGEEINPKYLIDYLENKYKEIYKL from the coding sequence ATGAGAAATAGCTTTTTAGAGCTGGTGAAGAGGATTAAATACTATAATGACGCATTGTCAGTACTTTATTGGGATCTAAGAACAGGAGCCCCAAGAAAAGGCGTACCCCAAAGGGCTGAAGTCATTGGCATGCTGTCAGCAGAAGCCTTCAAGCTTTCTACCTCGACTGAGATGGAGGAATACCTGGCATACTTTGATGAGCCTGGCAATAAGGTCAGGCTGGACCATATAATGAAAGCCGTAGTAAAGGAATGCAGGAAGGAATTTGATAAATACAAGAAAATTCCAGCAGATAAATATAAGGAATATGTGATACTGACGTCTGAAGCAGAATCTGTATGGGAGGAAGCAAAGAACAGCAGCGACTTCGAGTTGTTCAGGCCTTATCTTGAGAAAATAGTTGATTTCAACATGGAGTTCATTGAGCTATGGGGTTATAAGGATAATAAGTACAACACTCTGCTGGATTTCTATGAGCCAGGAATGACAGTTGACAAACTGGATCTGATATTTGATGAACTGCGAAGCAAGATAGTGCCTTTGGTAGCAAGGATAAAGGAGTCTCCTAACCAGCCTGAGGAGGAGTTGTTGAAGCAGTATTTTGATATGGCAAAGCAGGAGGAGTTCAGCCTGTATATACTGGAAATGATGGGTTATGACTTTGAAGCGGGAAGGCTTGATGAAAGTGAGCATCCCTTCACTATTGGGATAGGTCCTGGAGATGTGAGAATAACCACTCACTACTATTCCAACGATTGCATCAGCGCCCTTATGAGTGCCTTGCATGAGGGGGGACACGCACTGTACGAGCAAAACATTTCTGATGAGTTAAATGGCACACCGCTTTACACCGGAACCTCCTCAGGAATACATGAGTCACAGTCAAGGTTCTGGGAAAACATAATCGGAAGAAGCCGCAGCTTCTGGGAAAGGTACTACGAGGAGCTTCAGAATGTATTCCCGGATCAGCTTAAGGATGTAGCTCTTGAGAAGTTCTATAGAGCCATAAACAAGGTGGAGCCCTCCCTTATCAGGGTTGAAGCTGATGAGGTCACATATAACCTCCACGTCATGATAAGGTATGAAATTGAGAAGGCTCTCATGAACAAGGAAATAAAGGTGTCAGACCTGCCAAGGGTCTGGAATGAGAAGATGCAGGAATATCTGGGGATAATGCCGCCTAATAATGCCCAAGGCGTCCTGCAGGATGTGCACTGGGCAGGAGGAAGCTTCGGATATTTCCCCTCCTATGCCTTGGGCAACATCTATTCAGCACAGCTGTATAATACAGCAAGGAAGGAAATCAAGGATTTTGATGCGCTTGTGGAAAGCGGCGAGCTTATAAAGATAAAAGAATGGCTTTCAGAAAAGATACACAAGTATGGCAAACTGCTTGAACCGTCAGAAATATTGAAGGAAGTCACCGGCGAGGAGATCAATCCCAAGTACCTGATAGATTATCTGGAGAATAAATACAAGGAAATATATAAGCTCTAA
- a CDS encoding ferritin family protein, translated as MDKVSGILKFAARMEKDARDFYNYYGDKVKSKELREIFNKMASIEELHHEYLTKRYEGLMQKEPPKELAWNIASDLAMKDPHILADTSNILGENENGISDLMVIRMAYLIEKEFEEFYKNAVKIADDEVAKKILTELSVWEGQHKDYFEKQYEQLLSKNWEDAASILFAK; from the coding sequence ATGGATAAAGTCAGCGGGATACTTAAGTTTGCAGCCAGGATGGAGAAGGATGCAAGGGATTTCTATAACTACTACGGGGATAAGGTGAAATCTAAGGAGTTAAGAGAAATATTCAACAAGATGGCTAGTATCGAAGAACTGCACCATGAGTATTTGACCAAACGGTATGAGGGGCTTATGCAAAAGGAACCGCCTAAGGAGCTGGCATGGAATATAGCCAGCGACCTTGCAATGAAAGACCCCCATATTCTTGCGGATACCTCGAACATACTCGGGGAAAACGAGAATGGAATTTCTGACCTTATGGTTATTAGGATGGCATATCTCATCGAGAAGGAATTCGAGGAATTCTACAAGAATGCGGTCAAAATTGCAGATGATGAGGTCGCCAAGAAAATTCTGACTGAGCTCTCAGTCTGGGAGGGTCAGCACAAGGATTACTTCGAGAAGCAGTATGAACAACTTCTTAGTAAGAACTGGGAAGATGCGGCATCTATACTGTTTGCAAAATAA